One segment of Variovorax sp. PAMC28562 DNA contains the following:
- a CDS encoding aerobic carbon-monoxide dehydrogenase large subunit, whose amino-acid sequence MNAPIDPKLLERSAALQGLGDSRLRKEDARFIQGKGNYVDDIKMPGMLHMAIVRSPVAHARIKRIDKSEALKIPGVIAVLTAEDLKPLKLHWMPTLAGDVQAVLADEKVHFQMQEVAVVVAEDRYAAADGVEAVIVEYDELPVVLDPFAALEPDAPVLREDLAGKTEGAHGKRDHPNHIFTWEAGDKAAADAAFDTAPVTVKERIFYPRVHPCPLETCGCVASFDPIRGELTTYITSQAPHVVRTVVSLLSGIPESKVRIVSPDIGGGFGNKVGIYPGYVCAIVASIVLGKPVKWIEDRIENISSTAFARDYHMDGEIAATADGKILGLRVNVIADHGAFDACADPTKYPAGMFHICSGSYDIPAAWCSVKGVYTNKAPGGVSYRCSFRVTEAVYVIERMVDILAQKLGIDKAEIRAKNFIRKEQFPYTSAFGFEYDSGDYQPALDKVLAAVDYKGLRVEQAAKRADPNCPTLMGIGLVAFTEVVGAGPSKMCDILGVGMFDSCEIRIHPTGSAIARMGTISQGQGHQTTYAQIIATELGIPSEIIQIEEGDTSTAPYGLGTYGSRSTPVAGAAIALASRKIHAKARKIAAHLLEVGENDLDWEIDRFKVKGDDTRFKSMKDIAWAAYHQAPPGLEPGLEAVHYYDPPNFTFPFGVYLCVVDIDRGTGETKVRRFYALDDCGTRINPMIIEGQIHGGLTEGYAVAMGQQMPFDAQGNLLGNTLMDYFLPTAVETPKWETDFTVTPSPHHPLGAKGVAESPHVGSIPTFTSAVVDAFAHLGVKHMVMPHSAYRVWQQLKESGVAL is encoded by the coding sequence ATGAACGCACCGATCGATCCCAAATTGCTGGAGCGTTCAGCCGCCTTGCAAGGGCTGGGCGACAGCCGTCTGCGCAAGGAAGACGCGCGCTTCATTCAAGGCAAGGGCAACTATGTGGACGACATCAAGATGCCCGGCATGCTGCACATGGCCATCGTGCGGTCGCCGGTCGCTCACGCGCGCATCAAGCGCATCGACAAGAGCGAAGCGCTGAAGATTCCCGGCGTGATCGCGGTCTTGACGGCTGAAGACCTGAAGCCGCTCAAGCTGCACTGGATGCCGACGCTGGCCGGCGACGTGCAAGCGGTGCTGGCAGACGAGAAGGTGCACTTCCAGATGCAGGAAGTGGCCGTTGTCGTCGCTGAAGATCGCTATGCGGCCGCCGACGGCGTCGAGGCGGTGATCGTCGAATACGACGAACTGCCGGTCGTCCTGGACCCCTTTGCCGCACTCGAGCCCGATGCGCCGGTGCTGCGCGAAGACCTGGCCGGCAAGACCGAAGGCGCGCACGGCAAGCGCGACCACCCCAACCACATCTTCACCTGGGAGGCCGGCGACAAGGCTGCGGCGGATGCAGCCTTCGACACCGCACCGGTGACCGTGAAAGAGCGCATCTTCTATCCGCGTGTGCATCCCTGCCCGCTGGAGACCTGCGGTTGCGTTGCCTCGTTCGATCCGATCCGCGGTGAGCTCACCACCTACATCACCTCGCAGGCGCCGCACGTGGTGCGCACCGTGGTGTCGCTGCTGTCGGGCATACCGGAATCGAAAGTCCGCATCGTGTCGCCCGACATCGGCGGCGGCTTCGGCAACAAGGTGGGGATCTACCCCGGGTATGTGTGCGCCATCGTCGCGAGCATCGTGCTGGGCAAACCGGTCAAGTGGATCGAAGACCGGATCGAGAACATCTCGAGCACGGCCTTTGCGCGGGACTACCACATGGACGGCGAGATCGCCGCCACCGCCGACGGCAAGATCCTCGGGCTGCGCGTGAACGTGATTGCCGACCACGGCGCCTTCGACGCCTGTGCCGACCCGACCAAGTACCCGGCCGGCATGTTCCACATCTGCTCGGGCTCGTACGACATTCCGGCCGCCTGGTGCAGCGTGAAGGGCGTCTACACCAACAAGGCGCCCGGCGGCGTGAGCTACCGCTGCTCGTTCCGCGTGACCGAGGCGGTGTACGTGATCGAGCGCATGGTCGACATCCTGGCTCAGAAGCTCGGCATCGACAAAGCCGAGATCCGTGCGAAGAACTTCATCCGAAAAGAGCAGTTTCCGTACACCTCGGCCTTCGGCTTCGAATACGACTCGGGCGACTACCAGCCCGCGCTCGACAAGGTGCTCGCCGCTGTCGACTACAAGGGCCTGCGGGTCGAACAAGCGGCCAAGCGCGCCGACCCGAACTGCCCGACCCTGATGGGCATCGGCCTGGTCGCCTTCACCGAAGTGGTGGGTGCAGGCCCGAGCAAGATGTGCGACATCCTGGGCGTCGGCATGTTCGACAGTTGCGAGATCCGCATCCATCCGACCGGCAGCGCCATCGCACGCATGGGCACCATCTCGCAGGGGCAAGGTCACCAGACCACGTATGCGCAGATCATCGCGACCGAATTGGGCATTCCGTCGGAAATTATCCAGATCGAAGAAGGCGACACCAGCACGGCGCCGTACGGTCTCGGCACCTACGGCTCGCGCTCGACACCGGTGGCCGGCGCGGCCATCGCACTGGCATCCCGAAAGATCCACGCCAAGGCGCGCAAGATCGCCGCGCACCTGCTCGAAGTCGGCGAGAACGATCTCGACTGGGAGATCGATCGCTTCAAGGTCAAGGGCGACGACACGCGCTTCAAGTCGATGAAAGACATCGCGTGGGCCGCCTACCACCAGGCACCACCGGGGCTCGAACCCGGACTGGAGGCGGTGCATTACTACGACCCACCCAACTTCACGTTTCCCTTCGGCGTCTACCTGTGCGTGGTCGACATCGACCGCGGCACCGGCGAGACGAAAGTGCGTCGCTTCTACGCGCTCGACGATTGCGGGACGCGCATCAACCCGATGATCATCGAGGGCCAGATCCACGGCGGCCTGACCGAGGGCTATGCGGTCGCGATGGGCCAGCAGATGCCGTTCGACGCGCAGGGCAATCTGTTGGGCAACACGTTGATGGATTACTTTTTGCCGACCGCCGTCGAGACGCCGAAGTGGGAAACCGACTTCACCGTGACGCCGTCGCCGCACCATCCGCTGGGTGCCAAGGGCGTCGCCGAATCGCCGCACGTGGGATCGATCCCGACGTTTACTTCTGCGGTCGTCGATGCTTTCGCGCATCTCGGCGTGAAGCACATGGTCATGCCGCACAGCGCCTACCGCGTCTGGCAACAACTCAAGGAAAGCGGTGTCGCGCTCTGA
- a CDS encoding SRPBCC family protein yields the protein MEVKLDKRYPLDVDSARAWKILSDVPATAGCMPGAAITDKLDDTHYKGSVKVKVGPAAAAFAGDIEVLALDASAMTLQLLGKGADRGGSSASMNLTATIEPGDTPATSVLVGHAEVIVNGKFAQFGGRLMVQVSDMLLGQFVDNFRVAAAALPMQGVATAAEAATEPAQTAATTAVAPAISPTPTATPFVPAAPAKANEINALAIFWHLVKGWFSGLFGGKRA from the coding sequence ATGGAAGTCAAACTCGACAAACGTTACCCGCTCGACGTCGATAGCGCGCGTGCCTGGAAGATCCTCAGCGACGTGCCGGCCACCGCGGGCTGTATGCCCGGTGCGGCCATCACCGACAAGCTCGACGATACGCACTACAAGGGCAGCGTGAAGGTGAAGGTCGGGCCGGCCGCCGCGGCCTTCGCGGGTGATATCGAGGTGCTGGCACTCGACGCATCGGCGATGACCTTGCAGCTGCTCGGAAAGGGCGCCGACCGTGGCGGTTCGTCCGCGTCGATGAACCTCACGGCGACCATCGAGCCCGGCGACACGCCCGCGACATCGGTGCTGGTGGGCCATGCCGAAGTGATCGTCAACGGCAAGTTCGCGCAGTTCGGCGGGCGTCTGATGGTGCAGGTGTCGGACATGCTGCTAGGGCAGTTCGTCGACAACTTTCGGGTAGCGGCGGCGGCGCTGCCCATGCAGGGTGTTGCGACAGCGGCAGAAGCAGCAACAGAGCCAGCGCAGACGGCAGCGACGACAGCCGTGGCCCCCGCAATTTCACCCACTCCGACCGCCACACCCTTCGTCCCTGCAGCGCCCGCCAAGGCCAACGAGATCAATGCGCTGGCGATCTTCTGGCATCTGGTCAAGGGCTGGTTCTCAGGCCTGTTCGGCGGCAAGCGCGCTTGA
- a CDS encoding AAA family ATPase, with protein sequence MTSEAELRESLYRAGYIADEGLVTTLWLAGELQRPLLVEGDAGVGKTALASALAKARGHALVRLQCHEGLDLSQAAYEWNYGRQLMAIRLSESHPAGAQGLKEADLFARDYLLERPLLQAISSEQPCVLLIDEIDRADEAFEAFLLEVLADYQITVPELGTLHAKHIPQVVLTSNGTRELSDALRRRCLYHYLDYPTLAREIAIVRATLPQAEGALIEQAVAFVQRLRREDLGKTPGVAETLDWVRALHRLSFKALPDDPHALTGTLACLIKTREDRFQMGEDRVRQLIEGRRTVGVAEKAPQPTADVASSSTPTSA encoded by the coding sequence ATGACCAGCGAAGCCGAACTGCGAGAGTCGCTCTACCGCGCCGGCTACATCGCCGACGAAGGCTTGGTAACGACGCTGTGGCTGGCCGGCGAGTTACAGCGACCCCTGCTCGTCGAGGGCGATGCCGGTGTCGGAAAAACCGCGCTGGCCAGCGCGTTGGCGAAGGCGCGCGGACACGCACTGGTGCGGCTGCAATGCCATGAAGGACTCGACCTCTCGCAGGCTGCGTACGAGTGGAATTACGGCCGCCAGCTGATGGCGATCCGGTTGAGCGAGTCACATCCGGCGGGCGCGCAAGGCTTGAAAGAAGCCGATCTTTTCGCACGCGACTACCTGCTGGAGCGCCCCTTGCTCCAGGCCATTTCCAGCGAGCAGCCATGCGTGCTGTTGATCGACGAGATCGATCGCGCCGATGAAGCCTTCGAGGCCTTCTTGCTCGAGGTACTGGCCGACTACCAGATCACCGTGCCCGAGCTCGGCACGCTGCATGCCAAACACATTCCGCAGGTGGTGTTGACCAGCAACGGCACGCGCGAGTTGTCCGATGCGTTGCGGCGCCGCTGCCTGTATCACTACCTCGACTACCCGACGCTGGCGCGCGAAATCGCCATCGTGCGTGCGACCTTGCCGCAGGCCGAAGGCGCGCTGATCGAACAGGCCGTGGCCTTCGTGCAGCGCCTGCGCCGCGAAGACCTGGGCAAGACGCCGGGTGTCGCCGAAACGCTCGACTGGGTGCGGGCGCTGCACCGGCTGTCGTTCAAGGCTTTGCCCGACGATCCGCACGCGCTCACCGGGACGTTGGCGTGTCTCATCAAGACACGCGAAGACCGCTTCCAGATGGGCGAGGACCGTGTGCGGCAACTCATAGAAGGACGACGCACGGTGGGCGTGGCCGAGAAGGCGCCACAGCCGACGGCCGATGTCGCCTCTTCTTCGACGCCGACATCGGCTTGA
- a CDS encoding VWA domain-containing protein, whose amino-acid sequence MTTLARPLESIAGFAALLRDHGMKVGIGEQQAFVQAALRLPVERAARLDPAWRAIACHDARDWKCWPELFESYWYPQRVKGRAKVGGQTRPSRNLQQAVQSLHDSMDGGVPSSRPRSADTALDAPPAIDDDGALQRAQGGATRTDALHDRSLSQWLPQDLALLQCLAEQIARRLRKRLTRRWHDDTHGRRLDMRRTLRASLRTGGLPVHPVWRAPRREWPRLFILVDVSRSMETHAQLFLRIARAFVSTLNARVFVFHTRLAEVTPLLRSDSAAVQEKVNAVTAGFGGGTRIATSISDFHAVHARAQLTRNARVWVLSDGFDADAPERLAQELARVRARGARVHWFHPSEALPASAAMQPVVAQHGLVEGFSRLNSLRDLADLSSHLR is encoded by the coding sequence ATGACCACGCTCGCGCGCCCCCTCGAAAGCATCGCCGGCTTTGCGGCCCTGCTGCGCGACCACGGCATGAAAGTCGGCATTGGCGAGCAGCAGGCTTTCGTACAGGCGGCGTTGCGACTGCCGGTCGAGCGCGCAGCCAGGCTCGATCCGGCATGGCGTGCCATCGCCTGTCACGACGCGCGCGACTGGAAGTGCTGGCCCGAGCTGTTCGAAAGCTACTGGTATCCACAACGTGTCAAAGGGCGCGCCAAGGTCGGCGGGCAAACGCGGCCGAGCCGCAATCTGCAGCAAGCGGTGCAGAGCCTGCACGACAGCATGGACGGCGGCGTGCCTTCGTCGCGCCCCCGCAGCGCAGACACCGCGCTCGATGCGCCGCCGGCCATCGACGATGACGGCGCGTTGCAACGTGCTCAGGGCGGCGCGACGCGCACCGACGCACTGCACGACCGCAGTCTGTCGCAGTGGCTGCCGCAAGACCTTGCGCTGCTGCAGTGCCTTGCCGAGCAGATCGCGCGACGGCTTCGCAAGCGCCTGACGCGCCGCTGGCACGACGACACGCACGGCCGCCGGCTCGACATGCGCCGCACCTTGCGTGCGAGCTTGCGCACCGGCGGCTTGCCGGTGCACCCGGTCTGGCGTGCGCCGCGCCGCGAATGGCCGCGCCTCTTCATCCTGGTCGACGTCAGCCGTTCGATGGAAACGCACGCGCAACTCTTTCTGCGCATCGCACGTGCCTTCGTCTCGACCCTGAACGCCCGCGTATTCGTGTTCCACACACGCCTTGCGGAGGTGACGCCGCTGTTGCGCAGCGACTCGGCCGCAGTACAGGAAAAGGTCAACGCCGTCACCGCAGGTTTCGGCGGCGGCACGCGTATCGCGACCAGCATCTCCGACTTCCACGCGGTGCATGCACGCGCGCAACTCACGCGCAACGCGCGGGTGTGGGTGCTGTCGGATGGCTTCGATGCCGATGCGCCCGAGCGGCTGGCCCAGGAGTTGGCACGAGTGCGCGCACGTGGCGCGCGAGTGCACTGGTTTCATCCGTCGGAGGCACTCCCCGCCTCGGCGGCGATGCAGCCCGTCGTCGCACAACACGGTTTGGTCGAGGGCTTTTCACGGCTCAACAGCCTGCGTGATCTGGCAGACCTTTCCAGCCATCTGCGCTGA
- a CDS encoding XdhC family protein → MSNADTVFEAARRMQQAGTPCALVSVVKALAPASAHVGDKAIVTADGEMHGWVGGGCAQPAVIRTVRQALQDGRARMIRIAPAEEGHERDLGDVLEFGMACHSGGTLELFIDPLLPRAEMVVIGSSPVAASLVQLAPRVGFAVTLVAQGAKVADYPDAYRVIDRDDAATVAPQVGADAWVVIATQGRRDLQALGLALSLNARQVSFVASARKAQVLKDSLITAGADAEAVAAIVAPAGYPISASTPEEIALSVLAAVVSNRRGAARAAVEMLSAAVPTVAAVAPGEVPAKASCCGGG, encoded by the coding sequence ATGAGCAATGCAGACACCGTCTTCGAAGCGGCGCGCCGGATGCAGCAGGCCGGCACACCCTGCGCGCTGGTCAGCGTGGTCAAGGCCCTGGCGCCTGCTTCAGCGCACGTGGGGGACAAAGCCATCGTCACTGCCGATGGCGAGATGCACGGCTGGGTCGGCGGCGGCTGTGCGCAGCCGGCCGTCATACGAACCGTGCGGCAAGCCTTGCAGGACGGCCGCGCTCGGATGATCCGCATCGCGCCGGCCGAAGAAGGACACGAACGTGACCTCGGCGACGTGCTCGAGTTCGGCATGGCGTGCCACTCGGGCGGCACGCTGGAGCTCTTCATCGACCCGCTGTTGCCGCGCGCCGAAATGGTCGTCATCGGCAGCTCACCGGTCGCTGCCAGCCTGGTGCAACTGGCGCCACGCGTCGGCTTCGCGGTGACGCTGGTGGCCCAAGGCGCGAAGGTGGCCGACTATCCGGATGCATACCGCGTGATCGATCGCGACGACGCCGCCACGGTGGCACCGCAAGTCGGTGCGGATGCGTGGGTCGTGATCGCGACGCAGGGGCGGCGCGATTTGCAGGCGCTGGGCCTGGCGCTTTCGCTGAATGCACGTCAGGTGTCGTTTGTCGCGAGTGCGCGCAAGGCACAGGTGCTGAAAGACTCGCTGATCACCGCGGGAGCCGATGCCGAGGCGGTGGCCGCCATCGTCGCACCGGCCGGTTATCCGATATCGGCTTCCACGCCTGAAGAGATCGCGCTGTCGGTATTGGCCGCCGTGGTGTCGAACCGGCGGGGCGCCGCAAGAGCAGCGGTAGAAATGCTTTCCGCTGCAGTTCCGACGGTTGCGGCCGTTGCACCGGGCGAAGTGCCGGCCAAGGCCTCCTGCTGCGGAGGTGGCTGA
- a CDS encoding NTP transferase domain-containing protein, which produces MGCILKGGGGLYSRVVVGAVLLAAGSGSRLGGRPKSLLELGGVPLIRRQLIALSGAGVDEVVVVLGHHADAIEASVRDFPVTLARNPSPDDGQASSVRIGLQALAGKLDAVIVALADQPMINAQDITALIGAFKKRGDASMVVPRVAGEPGNPVIFEAELREQWLAGDVDTACRRWRDVNPERVLWFDTDNQRYRVDIDTPEDIARFVERTGHGLRWPAALATTD; this is translated from the coding sequence ATGGGCTGCATTCTCAAGGGCGGTGGCGGTCTCTATTCGCGCGTCGTGGTCGGCGCGGTGCTGCTGGCGGCGGGCTCGGGCAGCCGGCTCGGCGGGCGACCCAAGTCGTTGCTCGAACTGGGCGGCGTGCCGCTCATCCGGCGACAGCTGATCGCGCTGTCGGGCGCAGGGGTCGACGAGGTGGTGGTCGTGCTCGGTCACCATGCGGATGCGATCGAAGCCTCGGTGCGCGACTTCCCAGTGACGCTCGCGCGCAATCCTTCCCCCGACGATGGTCAGGCCTCGTCGGTACGCATCGGCCTGCAGGCGCTCGCCGGCAAACTCGATGCCGTCATCGTCGCGCTGGCGGACCAGCCGATGATCAATGCACAGGACATCACCGCGCTGATCGGCGCCTTCAAGAAACGCGGCGACGCGTCGATGGTGGTGCCGCGCGTGGCGGGCGAGCCCGGCAATCCGGTGATCTTCGAGGCCGAGCTGCGAGAACAATGGCTGGCCGGCGACGTCGATACCGCATGCCGTCGCTGGCGCGACGTCAACCCCGAGCGCGTGCTCTGGTTCGACACCGACAACCAGCGCTACCGCGTGGACATCGACACGCCGGAAGACATCGCGCGCTTCGTCGAGCGCACCGGGCACGGTCTGCGCTGGCCGGCAGCGCTGGCGACGACCGACTGA
- the gap gene encoding type I glyceraldehyde-3-phosphate dehydrogenase yields the protein MAIKLGINGFGRIGRNVLRAAVQNFRNEIEIVAINDLLEPDYLAYMLQYDSVHGRFQGEIAVDGNTLIVNGKKIRLTQERDPANLRWSDVGADIVLESTGLFLTKETCQKHIDAGAKKVIMSAPCKDDTPMFVYGVNDKKYAGEAIISNASCTTNALAPLAKVLNDKWGIKRGLMTTVHATTATQKTVDGPSNKDWRGGRGILENIIPSSTGAAKAVGVVIPELNKKLTGMSFRVPTSDVSVVDLTVELIKEATYKEICAEMKAQSEGALKGVLGYTEDKVVATDFRGDPRTSIFDADAGLALDSTFVKLVSWYDNEWGYSNKCLEMVKVVSK from the coding sequence ATGGCAATCAAACTCGGCATCAACGGCTTCGGCCGAATCGGTCGCAACGTGCTGCGCGCAGCGGTGCAGAATTTCAGAAACGAGATCGAGATCGTTGCCATCAACGACTTGCTCGAGCCCGACTATCTGGCCTACATGCTGCAGTACGACTCGGTGCACGGCCGGTTCCAGGGCGAGATCGCGGTCGACGGCAACACGCTGATCGTCAACGGCAAGAAGATTCGCCTGACGCAAGAGCGCGACCCGGCCAACCTGAGGTGGAGCGACGTCGGTGCCGACATCGTGCTCGAATCGACTGGCCTGTTCCTCACCAAGGAAACGTGTCAGAAGCACATCGACGCGGGTGCCAAGAAGGTCATCATGTCGGCGCCCTGCAAGGACGACACGCCGATGTTCGTCTATGGCGTCAACGACAAGAAGTACGCCGGCGAAGCCATCATCAGCAACGCCAGCTGCACCACCAACGCACTGGCCCCGCTGGCCAAGGTGCTGAACGACAAGTGGGGCATCAAGCGCGGCCTGATGACCACGGTGCACGCCACCACCGCGACGCAGAAGACGGTCGACGGCCCAAGCAACAAGGATTGGCGCGGCGGCCGCGGCATTCTGGAGAACATCATTCCTTCGAGCACTGGCGCGGCCAAGGCGGTGGGCGTGGTGATTCCCGAGCTCAACAAGAAGCTGACGGGCATGAGCTTTCGCGTGCCGACCTCCGACGTGTCGGTGGTCGACTTGACGGTCGAGCTGATCAAGGAAGCGACCTACAAGGAAATCTGCGCCGAGATGAAGGCGCAGAGCGAAGGCGCCCTGAAAGGCGTGCTGGGCTACACCGAAGACAAGGTCGTCGCGACCGACTTCCGTGGCGACCCGCGCACCTCGATCTTCGACGCCGACGCCGGCCTGGCGCTCGACAGCACCTTCGTCAAGCTGGTGAGCTGGTACGACAACGAATGGGGCTATTCGAACAAGTGCTTGGAGATGGTGAAGGTCGTCTCCAAGTAA
- a CDS encoding transketolase family protein gives MANKALMANAIRALAMDAVQQANSGHPGAPMGMADMAVALWSEHLRYNPANPHWFDRDRFVLSNGHASMMLYSVLHLTGYDLPMSEIKNFRQLHSKTPGHPEIDVTPGVETTTGPLGQGITNAVGMALAEKLLATEFNRKGHTIVDHHTYAFLGDGCMMEGISHEAAGLAGAWRLGKLIALYDDNGISIDGQVKPWFIDNTRERFEAHGWNVIGPLDGNDEKDVSKAIAKAKKSGADDNKPTLIICKTIIGKGSPHRQGTAKAHGEALGAEEIKLTREALHWPYPAFEIPKEVYDDWNHKAAGAEVEADWNSRFAAYAAAFPALASEFTRRMRGELPKDFNQTAFDTVVAAHTKAETVASRKASQLALESFTAALPEMLGGSADLTGSNLTNTKSTPPLRFDPKTGAVVLGAIAQPAKQGAEDEAKPASAADSVVTVASAEPLNIIGRHINYGVREFGMAAVMNGVTAHGGYIPYGGTFLTFSDYSRNAIRMAALMKRRVIHVFTHDSIGLGEDGPTHQSIEHAWSLRLIPNLDVWRPGDTAETAVAWAVALQNATRPTALLLSRQNIAYAPKTDLGDISRGAYVVSEPEAVGMKNKKTAAVIIATGSEVQLALAAQKLLAAKKIAVRVVSMPSTTTFDRQDVAYKKDVLPKKLPRIAVEMGVTAGWWKYGCAAVVGIDTFGESAPAPELFKYFGFTAENVAATVEAVLKR, from the coding sequence ATGGCCAACAAAGCCCTGATGGCCAACGCGATTCGCGCGTTGGCAATGGACGCCGTCCAACAAGCCAACTCGGGGCACCCGGGCGCGCCCATGGGCATGGCCGACATGGCGGTCGCGTTGTGGAGCGAGCACCTGCGCTACAACCCGGCCAATCCGCACTGGTTCGACCGCGATCGCTTCGTGCTGTCGAACGGCCACGCGTCGATGATGTTGTATTCGGTGCTGCACCTGACCGGCTACGACCTCCCGATGTCGGAGATCAAGAACTTCCGGCAGCTGCACAGCAAGACGCCCGGTCATCCGGAAATCGACGTCACGCCGGGCGTTGAAACCACCACCGGCCCGCTGGGCCAGGGCATTACCAACGCGGTCGGCATGGCGCTGGCTGAAAAGCTGCTCGCGACCGAGTTCAACCGCAAGGGCCACACCATCGTCGACCATCACACCTACGCCTTCCTGGGCGACGGTTGCATGATGGAAGGCATCAGCCACGAAGCCGCCGGTCTCGCCGGTGCCTGGCGGCTCGGCAAGCTGATCGCGCTGTACGACGACAACGGCATCAGCATCGACGGCCAGGTCAAGCCCTGGTTCATCGACAACACGCGCGAGCGTTTCGAGGCGCATGGCTGGAACGTCATCGGCCCACTCGACGGCAACGACGAGAAGGACGTGTCCAAGGCCATTGCCAAGGCAAAGAAGAGCGGCGCTGACGACAACAAGCCCACGCTGATCATCTGCAAGACGATCATCGGCAAGGGCAGCCCGCACCGCCAGGGCACGGCCAAGGCCCATGGTGAGGCGCTCGGCGCCGAAGAGATCAAGCTCACGCGCGAGGCCCTTCACTGGCCCTACCCAGCGTTCGAGATTCCCAAAGAGGTCTATGACGATTGGAACCACAAGGCGGCTGGCGCCGAAGTCGAAGCCGACTGGAACAGCCGCTTCGCCGCGTACGCCGCGGCGTTCCCGGCACTGGCATCGGAGTTCACCCGCCGCATGAGAGGCGAGCTGCCGAAGGACTTCAACCAGACCGCCTTCGACACCGTCGTCGCTGCGCACACCAAGGCCGAGACTGTGGCCAGCCGCAAGGCCAGCCAGCTCGCGCTCGAATCGTTCACAGCGGCGCTGCCGGAAATGCTCGGCGGCAGCGCCGACCTGACCGGCTCCAACCTCACCAACACCAAGAGCACACCGCCGCTGCGCTTCGACCCGAAGACCGGTGCCGTCGTGCTCGGCGCGATTGCGCAGCCTGCCAAGCAGGGTGCCGAAGACGAAGCCAAGCCCGCCAGCGCGGCAGACAGCGTCGTCACCGTTGCGTCCGCCGAGCCGTTGAACATCATCGGTCGCCACATCAACTACGGCGTGCGCGAGTTCGGCATGGCCGCAGTCATGAACGGCGTCACCGCGCACGGCGGCTACATCCCTTATGGCGGCACCTTCCTCACGTTCAGCGACTACAGCCGCAACGCTATTCGCATGGCCGCGCTGATGAAGCGCCGCGTGATCCACGTCTTCACGCATGACTCCATTGGTCTCGGCGAAGACGGCCCGACGCACCAGTCGATCGAACACGCATGGTCGCTGCGCCTGATCCCCAACCTCGACGTCTGGCGTCCGGGCGACACGGCCGAAACCGCGGTCGCATGGGCCGTTGCGCTGCAGAACGCCACGCGCCCGACGGCCCTGTTGCTGAGCCGCCAGAACATCGCCTACGCACCCAAGACCGACCTCGGCGACATCAGCCGCGGTGCCTACGTGGTGTCCGAGCCGGAAGCGGTCGGCATGAAGAACAAGAAGACCGCCGCGGTCATCATCGCGACCGGCTCCGAAGTGCAACTCGCGCTGGCCGCGCAGAAACTGCTCGCTGCAAAGAAGATCGCAGTGCGGGTCGTGTCGATGCCTTCGACCACCACCTTCGACCGCCAGGACGTCGCTTACAAGAAGGACGTGCTGCCGAAAAAGCTGCCGCGCATCGCCGTCGAAATGGGCGTGACGGCCGGCTGGTGGAAGTACGGTTGCGCGGCCGTGGTCGGCATCGACACCTTCGGCGAATCGGCACCCGCGCCCGAGCTGTTCAAGTACTTCGGCTTCACGGCGGAGAACGTTGCAGCCACGGTCGAAGCGGTGCTCAAGCGCTGA
- the speD gene encoding adenosylmethionine decarboxylase — protein sequence MQGLHLTADLHDCQCTAHWLLDAEALGAACVEAVEAAGLQCVARLFHTFPATAHGPGGVTATLLLAESHLCLHTWPEQRAVTLDVYVCNFGGDHSTKAHALLNALVTLMAPRHVERHALQRGEVMALSS from the coding sequence ATGCAGGGCTTGCACCTCACCGCCGACCTCCACGATTGCCAGTGCACCGCGCACTGGCTGCTCGACGCCGAAGCATTGGGGGCGGCATGCGTGGAGGCCGTCGAAGCGGCGGGGCTGCAATGCGTGGCCCGGCTGTTCCACACCTTTCCTGCCACCGCGCACGGACCGGGCGGCGTGACCGCCACACTGCTCCTGGCCGAATCGCACTTGTGCCTTCATACCTGGCCCGAGCAACGCGCCGTGACGCTCGACGTCTACGTCTGCAATTTCGGCGGCGATCATTCGACCAAGGCGCACGCGCTGCTGAACGCGCTGGTCACCTTGATGGCGCCGCGCCATGTCGAGCGCCACGCACTGCAGCGCGGCGAAGTAATGGCCCTTTCCTCGTGA